Proteins encoded together in one Plutella xylostella chromosome 17, ilPluXylo3.1, whole genome shotgun sequence window:
- the LOC125489768 gene encoding dual specificity mitogen-activated protein kinase kinase 4 isoform X2 — MGSKTEKRKVLDLPLGGSSGDGAVFVPFSANSSGVPKPRTSSRTGIRDVRPDSTRDRFRIYPSMQSSGKLQLSATEVYDFTADDLQDHGEIGRGAFGAVNKMVHKITNRVMAVKRLRSTVDEREQKQLLMDLEVVMKSNDCPYIVRFYGALFKEGECWICMELMDTSLDKFYKFVFEKMKSRIPETILAKITLATVKALNYLKKKLNIIHRDVKPSNILLDKRGDIKLCDFGISGKLVDSIARTRDAGCRPYMAPERIDPGRARGYDVRSDVWSLGITLMEVATGEFPYPRWGSVFEQLQLVVQGEPPRLQPHHQLQPAIVHFVNTCLIKDETVRPNYDQLLEDPFIKGIDQSRGEVAAYVCEVLAAMESNGVSPFTMDQPAQAWID; from the exons ATGGGTAGCAAAACAGAGAAACGTAAGGTGTTGGATCTCCCCCTGGGAGGGTCGTCGGGGGACGGTGCCGTTTTTGTGCCATTCTCAGCCAACTCATCCGGAGTTCCAAAGCCAAGAACCTCTTCTAGAACAGGAATCAGAGATGTGCGGCCTGACAGTACTAG GGACAGATTCCGGATCTACCCATCCATGCAGTCATCAGGAAAGCTGCAGTTGTCTGCCACAGAGGTGTACGACTTCACCGCAGATGACCTTCAAGACCATGGGGAAATTGGACGAGGGGCTTTTGGAGCTGTCAATAAAATGGTTCACAAAAT AACTAACCGTGTGATGGCGGTGAAGCGGCTGCGGTCCACGGTGGACGAGCGCGAGCAGAAGCAGCTGCTGATGGACCTGGAGGTGGTCATGAAGAGCAATGACTGCCCCTACATTGTGCGCTTCTATGGAGCTCTGTTTAAAGAG ggTGAATGTTGGATATGTATGGAATTAATGGATACATCATTAGATAAATTTTACAAGTTTGTATTTGAAAAGATGAAGTCTCGAATACCTGAAACCATTCTAGCGAAAATAACACTGGCTACAGTCAAagccttaaattacttaaaaaagaaattaaatataatacatag GGATGTAAAGCCGTCTAACATATTATTAGATAAGCGAGGCGACATAAAGTTGTGTGACTTCGGTATTTCCGGGAAGCTCGTGGACTCGATAGCGCGCACCCGGGACGCCGGCTGTCGACCTTATATGGCG CCGGAGCGCATCGACCCGGGCCGCGCGCGCGGCTACGACGTGCGCTCGGACGTGTGGTCGCTCGGCATCACGCTCATGGAG GTGGCGACGGGCGAGTTCCCCTACCCGCGCTGGGGCTCCGTGTTCGAGCAGCTGCAGCTGGTGGTGCAGGGCGAGCCGCCGCGCCTGCAGCCGCACCACCAGCTGCAGCCCGCCATCGTGCACTTCGTCAACACCTG CCTCATCAAAGACGAGACGGTCCGGCCGAACTACGACCAGCTCCTCGAGGACCCTTTCATCAAGGGCATCGACCAGAGCCGCGGAGAGGTGGCGGCATACGTGTGCGAGGTCCTGGCGGCCATGGAGAGCAACGGAGTCAGCCCCTTCACCATGGACCAGCCGGCGCAGGCCTGGATCGACTAG
- the LOC105391081 gene encoding transducin beta-like protein 3, which produces MTSQLKEIYEKSTEYTAFYTGGDIQWTSDGSHLLCLCNDTINVVDVNTSSTTLVIGEAPEGIETDNIYTFQLSHNNETVVTAHKSGLIKLFSRENGTQLKLWRSGHKGPVARLAFDPADESVATGGSDGSVRLWDLAHNTCTSSLRGATGVFSVLKYHTDPSKQLVFGAADDTKIRSWNSKTGKEHIVYSGHFSKVTSVQFTADGEHMVSSGRDRVLILWNLNEGKALRTVPVYESIESTILLPPVFQIPNFKKKPETGGIYVACAGEKGIVKVWNVQISKCMFEQSNSLVSSAAEEGGLAITNLLFNEARNVLSVVSVDHNIIIHDLETFSCKKQMIGYTDEVLDVIFVGQDESHVVVATNSPDLKYYNLESMNCEIVKGHKDIVLALARFPTKPQLFVSSGKDNTVRIWLQDEAKNISCVGVGSRHTASVGSVFTAQTSTDFFASVSQDNCLKVWTVPKELDSPDQKLKTSYTELAHQMDINCVAVSPNDKMIATGSQDKTAKLFSEDLTVLGVLKGHRRGVWSVRFSPVDQVALTCSADCAVKLWSLADLSCLKTFEGHESSVLKVEFLSRGQQFVSSGADGLLKLWNIKTSECKASLDNHDGKVWALAVSKDESSIITGGSDSKMVKWKDMTAERREKVAREREELILQEQELMNLLHDKKLVKALKLALRLERPFQVLKIINEILKAGPDKLRETLKEISNTQKEVLLQFAAEWNTNSRHCAAAQLVLHALAPQLLAGTLRAPAAALVEAALPYTERHFHRLTSLLQDLNFITYTVNCMQPHAIKH; this is translated from the exons ATGACGAGCCAATTGAAGgaaat ATATGAGAAAAGTACAGAATACACTGCATTCTACACGGGTGGTGACATTCAATGGACATCAGATGGCTCGCACCTGCTGTGTCTGTGCAATGACACCATCAATGTTGTCGACGTCAACACCAGCTCCACCACCCTGGTCATTGGGGAAGCCCCTGAAGGTATTGAAACCGATAACATTTACACTTTTCAACTGTCCCATAATAATGAAACTGTAGTCACAGCACACAAGAGTGGGCTGATAAAGTTGTTTAGTAGAGAAAATGGGACACAGCTTAAACTGTGGCGATCAGGACATAAAGGCCCAGTTGCAAGACTAGCCTTTGATCCAGCAGATGAGAGTGTAGCTACAGGAGGCTCGGACGGCAGCGTGCGGCTGTGGGACCTTGCACACAATACATGCACCAGCAGCCTCCGGGGTGCCACCGGAGTGTTCAGTGTACTCAAATACCACACAGATCCATCTAAACAGCTGGTCTTTGGGGCAGCAGATGACACCAAAATCAGATCCTGGAATTCCAAAACTGGCAAAGAGCACATTGTTTACTCAGGACACTTCAGTAAAGTGACGTCTGTGCAGTTCACAGCAGATGGGGAACACATGGTTAGTTCGGGCAGGGATAGAGTCTTGATACTATGGAACTTGAATGAAGGCAAAGCTCTGCGTACTGTACCTGTGTATGAAAGCATAGAGAGTACAATACTTCTTCCTCCAGTATTCCAAATTCCCAACTTCAAGAAGAAACCCGAGACTGGCGGCATATATGTGGCATGTGCTGGGGAAAAGGGCATAGTGAAGGTATGGAATGTGCAGATATCGAAATGCATGTTTGAACAGAGTAACAGCTTAGTTTCATCAGCTGCAGAGGAAGGAGGGCTCGCCATCACCAACTTGCTGTTCAATGAAGCCAGAAATGTACTCTCAGTGGTCAGTGTGGACCACAACATCATCATTCACGACCTGGAGACTTTCAGCTGCAAGAAACAGATGATTGGTTACACAGATGAAGTGCTGGatgtaatatttgtaggtCAAGATGAATCACATGTGGTGGTAGCAACCAATAGCCCAGACTTGAAATATTACAACCTTGAAAGCATGAATTGCGAAATTGTAAAAGGTCATAAGGACATAGTTTTAGCTTTAGCCAGATTCCCGACAAAGCCACAGTTATTTGTCTCATCAGGAAAGGATAATACAGTCAGAATCTGGCTGCAGGATGAAGCAAAGAACATCAGCTGTGTAGGTGTTGGATCGCGGCACACAGCATCAGTAGGGTCAGTGTTCACTGCTCAGACTTCCACCGACTTCTTTGCGTCAGTAAGTCAAGACAACTGCTTGAAAGTGTGGACAGTCCCCAAGGAGCTCGACAGCCCTGACCAGAAGCTGAAGACAAGTTACACGGAACTGGCGCATCAGATGGACATTAACTGTGTCGCTGTGTCGCCGAATGACAAGATGATAGCGACGGGCTCGCAGGACAAGACCGCCAAGCTGTTCTCTGAAGACCTGACGGTGCTGGGCGTGCTGAAGGGGCACCGGCGCGGCGTGTGGAGCGTGCGCTTCTCTCCCGTGGACCAGGTGGCGCTCACCTGCTCCGCCGACTGCGCCGTCAAGCTGTGGTCCCTCGCCGACCTCAGCTGCCTCAAGACGTTCGAGGGGCACGAGAGCTCAGTCTTAAAAGTAGAATTCCTAAGCAGAGGTCAGCAATTCGTTTCGTCTGGCGCAGACGGACTCCTCAAACTATGGAATATCAAAACATCGGAGTGCAAAGCATCTTTAGACAACCACGACGGGAAGGTTTGGGCGCTGGCAGTCAGCAAAGACGAGTCGTCCATCATAACGGGAGGATCAGACTCCAAAATGGTCAAATGGAAGGACATGACTGCCGAGCGGCGAGAGAAGGTGGCGAGAGAGCGCGAGGAACTGATACTGCAGGAGCAAGAGCTGATGAACTTGCTGCACGACAAGAAGCTGGTGAAGGCACTGAAACTAGCGCTGAGGCTGGAGCGGCCGTTCCAGGTACTGAAGATCATCAACGAGATTCTGAAGGCGGGGCCAGACAAGCTGCGCGAGACGCTGAAGGAGATCAGCAACACTCAGAAGGAGGTGCTGCTGCAGTTCGCGGCGGAGTGGAACACCAACAGCCGGCACTGCGCGGCGGCGCAGCTCGTGCTGCACGCGCTGGCGCCGCAGCTGCTGGCCGGGACCctgcgcgcgcccgccgcggcGTTGGTGGAGGCCGCGCTGCCCTACACCGAGCGACACTTCCACCGCCTCACCTCCCTGCTGCAGGACCTCAACTTCATCACCTACACCGTCAACTGCATGCAACCGCACGCCatcaaacattaa
- the LOC125489768 gene encoding dual specificity mitogen-activated protein kinase kinase 4 isoform X3: MSRNGEVSSNQGSNRPRKKLDLNLGMGSKTEKRKVLDLPLGGSSGDGAVFVPFSANSSGVPKPRTSSRTGIRDVRPDSTRDRFRIYPSMQSSGKLQLSATEVYDFTADDLQDHGEIGRGAFGAVNKMVHKITNRVMAVKRLRSTVDEREQKQLLMDLEVVMKSNDCPYIVRFYGALFKEGECWICMELMDTSLDKFYKFVFEKMKSRIPETILAKITLATVKALNYLKKKLNIIHRDVKPSNILLDKRGDIKLCDFGISGKLVDSIARTRDAGCRPYMAPERIDPGRARGYDVRSDVWSLGITLMEVATGEFPYPRWGSVFEQLQLVVQGEPPRLQPHHQLQPAIVHFVNTCLIKDETVRPNYDQLLEDPFIKGIDQSRGEVAAYVCEVLAAMESNGVSPFTMDQPAQAWID; encoded by the exons ATGTCGAGGAATGGCGAAGTGTCATCAAACCAAG GATCTAATAGGCCACGAAAGAAACTGGACTTGAATTTAGGTATGGGTAGCAAAACAGAGAAACGTAAGGTGTTGGATCTCCCCCTGGGAGGGTCGTCGGGGGACGGTGCCGTTTTTGTGCCATTCTCAGCCAACTCATCCGGAGTTCCAAAGCCAAGAACCTCTTCTAGAACAGGAATCAGAGATGTGCGGCCTGACAGTACTAG GGACAGATTCCGGATCTACCCATCCATGCAGTCATCAGGAAAGCTGCAGTTGTCTGCCACAGAGGTGTACGACTTCACCGCAGATGACCTTCAAGACCATGGGGAAATTGGACGAGGGGCTTTTGGAGCTGTCAATAAAATGGTTCACAAAAT AACTAACCGTGTGATGGCGGTGAAGCGGCTGCGGTCCACGGTGGACGAGCGCGAGCAGAAGCAGCTGCTGATGGACCTGGAGGTGGTCATGAAGAGCAATGACTGCCCCTACATTGTGCGCTTCTATGGAGCTCTGTTTAAAGAG ggTGAATGTTGGATATGTATGGAATTAATGGATACATCATTAGATAAATTTTACAAGTTTGTATTTGAAAAGATGAAGTCTCGAATACCTGAAACCATTCTAGCGAAAATAACACTGGCTACAGTCAAagccttaaattacttaaaaaagaaattaaatataatacatag GGATGTAAAGCCGTCTAACATATTATTAGATAAGCGAGGCGACATAAAGTTGTGTGACTTCGGTATTTCCGGGAAGCTCGTGGACTCGATAGCGCGCACCCGGGACGCCGGCTGTCGACCTTATATGGCG CCGGAGCGCATCGACCCGGGCCGCGCGCGCGGCTACGACGTGCGCTCGGACGTGTGGTCGCTCGGCATCACGCTCATGGAGGTGGCGACGGGCGAGTTCCCCTACCCGCGCTGGGGCTCCGTGTTCGAGCAGCTGCAGCTGGTGGTGCAGGGCGAGCCGCCGCGCCTGCAGCCGCACCACCAGCTGCAGCCCGCCATCGTGCACTTCGTCAACACCTG CCTCATCAAAGACGAGACGGTCCGGCCGAACTACGACCAGCTCCTCGAGGACCCTTTCATCAAGGGCATCGACCAGAGCCGCGGAGAGGTGGCGGCATACGTGTGCGAGGTCCTGGCGGCCATGGAGAGCAACGGAGTCAGCCCCTTCACCATGGACCAGCCGGCGCAGGCCTGGATCGACTAG
- the LOC125489768 gene encoding dual specificity mitogen-activated protein kinase kinase 4 isoform X1 has product MSRNGEVSSNQGSNRPRKKLDLNLGMGSKTEKRKVLDLPLGGSSGDGAVFVPFSANSSGVPKPRTSSRTGIRDVRPDSTRDRFRIYPSMQSSGKLQLSATEVYDFTADDLQDHGEIGRGAFGAVNKMVHKITNRVMAVKRLRSTVDEREQKQLLMDLEVVMKSNDCPYIVRFYGALFKEGECWICMELMDTSLDKFYKFVFEKMKSRIPETILAKITLATVKALNYLKKKLNIIHRDVKPSNILLDKRGDIKLCDFGISGKLVDSIARTRDAGCRPYMAPERIDPGRARGYDVRSDVWSLGITLMEVATGEFPYPRWGSVFEQLQLVVQGEPPRLQPHHQLQPAIVHFVNTCLIKDETVRPNYDQLLEDPFIKGIDQSRGEVAAYVCEVLAAMESNGVSPFTMDQPAQAWID; this is encoded by the exons ATGTCGAGGAATGGCGAAGTGTCATCAAACCAAG GATCTAATAGGCCACGAAAGAAACTGGACTTGAATTTAGGTATGGGTAGCAAAACAGAGAAACGTAAGGTGTTGGATCTCCCCCTGGGAGGGTCGTCGGGGGACGGTGCCGTTTTTGTGCCATTCTCAGCCAACTCATCCGGAGTTCCAAAGCCAAGAACCTCTTCTAGAACAGGAATCAGAGATGTGCGGCCTGACAGTACTAG GGACAGATTCCGGATCTACCCATCCATGCAGTCATCAGGAAAGCTGCAGTTGTCTGCCACAGAGGTGTACGACTTCACCGCAGATGACCTTCAAGACCATGGGGAAATTGGACGAGGGGCTTTTGGAGCTGTCAATAAAATGGTTCACAAAAT AACTAACCGTGTGATGGCGGTGAAGCGGCTGCGGTCCACGGTGGACGAGCGCGAGCAGAAGCAGCTGCTGATGGACCTGGAGGTGGTCATGAAGAGCAATGACTGCCCCTACATTGTGCGCTTCTATGGAGCTCTGTTTAAAGAG ggTGAATGTTGGATATGTATGGAATTAATGGATACATCATTAGATAAATTTTACAAGTTTGTATTTGAAAAGATGAAGTCTCGAATACCTGAAACCATTCTAGCGAAAATAACACTGGCTACAGTCAAagccttaaattacttaaaaaagaaattaaatataatacatag GGATGTAAAGCCGTCTAACATATTATTAGATAAGCGAGGCGACATAAAGTTGTGTGACTTCGGTATTTCCGGGAAGCTCGTGGACTCGATAGCGCGCACCCGGGACGCCGGCTGTCGACCTTATATGGCG CCGGAGCGCATCGACCCGGGCCGCGCGCGCGGCTACGACGTGCGCTCGGACGTGTGGTCGCTCGGCATCACGCTCATGGAG GTGGCGACGGGCGAGTTCCCCTACCCGCGCTGGGGCTCCGTGTTCGAGCAGCTGCAGCTGGTGGTGCAGGGCGAGCCGCCGCGCCTGCAGCCGCACCACCAGCTGCAGCCCGCCATCGTGCACTTCGTCAACACCTG CCTCATCAAAGACGAGACGGTCCGGCCGAACTACGACCAGCTCCTCGAGGACCCTTTCATCAAGGGCATCGACCAGAGCCGCGGAGAGGTGGCGGCATACGTGTGCGAGGTCCTGGCGGCCATGGAGAGCAACGGAGTCAGCCCCTTCACCATGGACCAGCCGGCGCAGGCCTGGATCGACTAG
- the LOC105391082 gene encoding transmembrane protein 186: MLRLKELSSVYRSGSKMSRTCTSATDGKRSEKSQNFETVFSFPFVKYFAIVNRLKVYQLVGSSIAIPSSAVLEMLNIVPQGVLATTAYMGITVGALLSIATIPFRNIIGFIYISEDNTQIKISALDYWGKRKDRTIPADEWIPLMDLGAKPLDVIYLTPKLSDGSSYKFFLKFGKVHNQNKLSYVLE; the protein is encoded by the exons ATGTTACGACTTAAAGAATTAAGTTCAGTTTATCGTTCTGGCAGTAAAATGTCGAGAACATGTACCTCTGCTACCGATGGAAAACGATCAGAAAAATCACAAAACTTTGAAACTGTATTCTCATTCCCTTTTGTGAAATACTTTGCTATAGTTAATAGGCTGAAAGTATACCAGCTCGTGGGCAGTTCTATAGCAATTCCAAGTAGTGCGGTTCTTGAGATGCTCAATATTGTTCCTCAGGGTGTTTTAGCAACCACTGCATATATGG GAATTACGGTTGGAGCTCTATTATCAATAGCAACAATCCCATTCAGAAATATAATAGGCTTCATATACATAAGTGAAGACAATACACAAATTAAGATATCAGCTTTAGATTACTGGGGAAAAAGAAAAGATAGAACCATTCCAGCTGATGAGTGGATACCTCTGATGGACCTGGGGGCGAAGCCtcttgatgtcatctacctgACGCCAAAACTGAGTGATGGTTCCAGTTACAAGTTTTTCCTCAAATTTGGAAAAGTTCACAACCAAAATAAACTGTCATATGTGctagaataa
- the LOC105391080 gene encoding pH-sensitive chloride channel 2 — translation MNIRTLLIYLVLVLVCKSSGALAQNDSLAAECPPPENGDSLTQSEFLSRLAHECRYDRLLLPTYQTGGVVYVHASAYVYFIQPAEAHDLNFKLHFLLQLRWTDERLAYKLLSPHRTKIIGESDLRQKIWVPHLYMSNEQSSSVMGTDSKDVLISIAPDGEVLFSRRMQAVLYCWMNLQKFPFDEQVCAMNLESWKYNASSLRMMWERENPMRLSTELHLTEYSLLDSWTNESVVKGDIINMRLGGTGNYSALRFTFKLGREVGYYLMDYFIPSMMIVAMSWVTFWLQADASAPRITLGTSTMLSFITLASSQAKTLPKVSYIKASEIWFLACTGFIFSALVEFAFVNTIWRRKKIVNLKKVNSKYILKSTLTPRLARKELQKELQSSPQLTKSRSCSSLQRESSTDPAGPAYNNYLTVHSFPSSAINLPTITTQSYDELIAGPNNNQAASHCSEGSDDSPPKHHTWTTMTPQEIATWIDKRSRIIFPLAFVFFNIIYWTFVYCL, via the exons ATGAACATAcgaactttattaatttacttagtGCTGGTATTAGTTTGTAAGAGCTCCGGGGCGCTGGCGCAGAATGATTC GCTAGCCGCGGAGTGTCCCCCTCCCGAGAACGGGGACAGTCTGACGCAGTCGGAGTTCCTCTCGCGGCTGGCCCACGAGTGCCGGTACGACCGCCTGCTGCTGCCCACCTACCAGACCGGAGGAGTGGTGTATGTGCACGCGAGTGCCTATGTGTACTTCATACAGCCGGCGGAGGCGCATGATCTC AACTTCAAACTCCACTTCCTTCTCCAACTGCGCTGGACGGACGAGCGCCTCGCCTACAAGCTCCTCTCCCCTCACCGCACGAAGATCATCGGCGAAAGCGACTTGCGGCAGAAGATCTGGGTCCCCCACCTCTATATGTCCAACGAACAGTCGTCCAGCGTCATGGGCACTGATAGCAAGGACGTGCTGATCTCCATAGCTCCTGATGGAGAGGTTCTGTTCAGCAGGAGGATGCAGGCAGTGCTGTACTGCTGGATGAACTTACAGAAGTTTCCCTTCGACGAGCAAGTTTGCGCGATGAACTTGGAAAGTT GGAAGTACAACGCGTCGAGCCTGCGCATGATGTGGGAGCGCGAGAACCCGATGCGGCTGTCCACCGAGCTGCACCTCACCGAGTACTCGCTGCTCGACTCCTGGACCAACGAGTCCGTCGTCAAGGGGGATATTATTAACATGAGGCTGGGCGGAA CGGGCAACTACAGCGCGCTGCGGTTCACGTTCAAGCTGGGCCGCGAGGTGGGCTACTACCTCATGGACTACTTCATCCCCTCCATGATGATCGTCGCCATGTCGTGGGTCACCTTCTGGCTGCAGGCCGACGCCTCCGCGCCTAGGATAACTCTGG GCACCAGCACGATGTTATCGTTCATAACGCTCGCCTCCTCTCAAGCGAAGACCCTGCCCAAGGTGTCGTACATCAAGGCGAGCGAGATCTGGTTCCTCGCCTGCACGGGGTTCATCTTCTCTGCGCTCGTCGAGTTCGCCTTTGTCAATACTATTTGGAGGAGGAA AAAGATAGTAAACCTCAAGAAGGTGAACAGCAAGTACATCCTGAAGAGCACATTGACCCCACGGCTGGCTCGCAAGGAGTTACAGAAGGAGCTCCAGTCGTCGCCACAACTCACCAAGTCGAGATCCTGCTCGTCTTTACAACGGGAGTCTAGTACGGATCCCGCCGGGCCGGCCTATAACAACTATCTCACTGTTCAT AGCTTCCCATCATCCGCCATAAACTTGCCGACGATCACGACCCAGAGCTACGACGAGCTGATAGCCGGCCCCAACAACAACCAGGCGGCCAGCCACTGCAGCGAGGGCTCCGACGACTCACCGCCCAAGCACCACACATGGACCACCATGACGCCGCAAGAAATAGCCACCTGGATCGACAAACGCTCCCGCATCATATTCCCGCTCGCTTTTGTTTTCTTCAACATTATCTATTGGACCTTCGTCTATTGTCTATGA